GCGTAGAGATTCCGACTCAAACCGTACAAGTTGAGAAAAACGGTAAAACAAAAGAAATCGAAGAAAACCGCTTCCCAGGTTATGTCTTGGTTGAAATGGTCATGACAGATGAAGCTTGGTTTGTTGTTCGGAATACACCGAACGTTACTGGTTTCGTTGGATCCCACGGGAACCGTTCAAAACCAACTCCATTGTTGGAAGAAGAAATCCGCAGCATCTTGCTCTCTATGGGTCAAACCGTTCAAGAGTTTGATTTGGATGTCAAGGTGGGCGATACAGTTCGCATCATCGACGGTGCTTTCACAGACTATACTGGTAAGATCACTGAAATTGATAACAACAAGGTGAAAATGGTCATTTCTATGTTCGGTAACGATACGGTTGCAGAAGTAAACTTGAACCAAATTGCTGAATTGTAAGAAAGCGAGAACCCTCCAAGAAAAACTTGGAGGGTTCATTTCTTCGATGTTATTTCAGATCGGAAATAACTTTTAAGTACTTGATAGTTGCAGCAGATAGGACAATTACGATTTTATCATTTTGAGGGGAACCTTGGTTTACATAGAGTATTTGTTAGGATTTTTTGAGGTGTGCTTGGCATAGAAGAGGAAAGCTTTAGGAAAACCATCATTAAGAAAGGACCCAAAGTGCAACAAAAAACCCCTATTGCTAGGGGAATTTTTAAAAGATAAAAGATGATAAAAAATTTTATTATCAAGGCGGTAGACGGATTTGAACCGACGATCAAGCTTTTGCAGAGCCGTGCCTTACCACTTGGCTATACCGCCATAACATATAATATTGTAACCTAAAAAACAAGATAGGTCAAGAAAAACTTTTTGCTTCAAATTATTGTAGATGAAGAATGGTGAAAAAATCTCTCAAATAACTTGCGAATTCTAGTGATTTCTGCTATACTTATAGAGTTGTCTAAGACAGCAAATACTCATCTCGGATCCATTGTGGCACCGTTGCCCTTGTGGTCGTGCTGCAAGTTGACGTCTGAGAGAGGAGAAAAAAACAAAAAAGG
The DNA window shown above is from Streptococcus sp. S1 and carries:
- the nusG gene encoding transcription termination/antitermination protein NusG, coding for MDSFDKGWFVLQTYSGYENKVKENLLQRAQTYNMLENILRVEIPTQTVQVEKNGKTKEIEENRFPGYVLVEMVMTDEAWFVVRNTPNVTGFVGSHGNRSKPTPLLEEEIRSILLSMGQTVQEFDLDVKVGDTVRIIDGAFTDYTGKITEIDNNKVKMVISMFGNDTVAEVNLNQIAEL